The following proteins are co-located in the Sporolactobacillus pectinivorans genome:
- a CDS encoding ABC transporter ATP-binding protein: MIRLSKYLKPYMWSAIFSVIFVFLQSMANLYLPTLMSDIVDTGIVKGDMPYIYKMGLWMLLVTLIAGAFTVIANYLASRVASGFGRDVRDSMFAHVETFSLKEFDQVGTSSLITRTTNDIAQIEQVYMMILKMMTMAPLMLIGGIIMAVYKDAKLSLVLVVTLPLLIVGIVVLAKKGIPFFKVIQKKMDRLNLVLREELTGIRVIRSFNRTKHEINRFDMANRDITETSIKINQIMAAAIPLMMLIMNLSTVAIVWFGGLRINSGNMQVGDLMAFIQYAMQIMFSILMGAMMFIMIPRAQVSAVRVNEVLDLQPDIVDVAVRPGKPDMESERSVSFSDVTFAYPGAEKPALSHISFTARSGETTAIIGGTGAGKSTLLNLIPRFFDAVSGTVRIDGRDVRDIPLEELRAKIGYVPQKAILFTGTVAENIRYGNDQATDEDVREAARVAQADEFIGEMSESYQSQIAQGGKNVSGGQKQRLAIARALARKAEIILLDDSFSALDYRTDARLRAELARKTKKSVLIIVAQRVSTVLHADRIIVLDDGNIVGIGTHDELMASCPVYQEIVASQLKKEELA; encoded by the coding sequence GTGATTCGCCTGTCAAAATATTTAAAGCCCTACATGTGGTCAGCCATTTTTTCTGTCATTTTTGTTTTTCTGCAATCGATGGCCAATCTTTATCTTCCGACACTGATGTCGGATATTGTGGATACAGGAATTGTCAAAGGTGATATGCCCTATATCTATAAAATGGGTCTCTGGATGTTACTTGTGACACTGATTGCCGGCGCATTCACAGTGATCGCCAATTATCTGGCTTCCAGAGTCGCGTCCGGGTTTGGCCGTGATGTGCGGGACAGCATGTTTGCACATGTTGAAACTTTCTCATTAAAAGAATTCGATCAAGTCGGCACAAGTTCACTGATTACGAGAACGACTAACGATATCGCACAAATTGAGCAGGTTTATATGATGATACTCAAGATGATGACCATGGCTCCGTTAATGCTCATTGGCGGCATTATTATGGCGGTGTACAAGGATGCCAAGCTTTCTCTGGTTCTCGTTGTTACGCTGCCGCTGCTGATTGTCGGAATTGTGGTGTTGGCTAAAAAAGGAATTCCATTTTTTAAGGTCATTCAAAAGAAAATGGACCGGTTGAATCTGGTGCTGCGTGAAGAACTGACCGGCATCCGCGTCATTCGGTCTTTTAACCGGACAAAACATGAAATAAACAGATTTGATATGGCAAATCGGGATATCACTGAGACATCGATCAAAATCAATCAGATTATGGCCGCGGCCATTCCGCTGATGATGTTGATTATGAATCTGTCGACGGTCGCGATTGTCTGGTTTGGTGGGCTAAGAATCAATAGCGGGAACATGCAGGTCGGTGATCTTATGGCTTTTATTCAATACGCGATGCAGATTATGTTCTCCATCCTGATGGGCGCGATGATGTTCATCATGATACCAAGGGCGCAGGTTTCAGCGGTCCGCGTCAATGAAGTGCTTGATCTGCAGCCGGATATTGTCGATGTTGCTGTACGTCCGGGAAAACCGGATATGGAAAGTGAGCGAAGCGTGTCATTCAGCGATGTCACGTTCGCCTATCCGGGCGCAGAAAAGCCGGCATTGTCCCATATCTCGTTTACTGCGCGCTCTGGTGAAACGACGGCAATCATAGGAGGAACCGGCGCTGGAAAATCGACGCTGCTCAATCTTATTCCGAGATTTTTTGATGCGGTCAGCGGTACGGTCCGAATTGACGGCAGAGATGTCAGGGATATTCCACTAGAAGAGCTCCGGGCGAAGATCGGCTATGTTCCACAAAAAGCGATACTGTTCACCGGAACGGTTGCCGAGAATATCCGTTATGGAAATGATCAGGCAACAGATGAGGATGTCAGAGAAGCCGCACGCGTTGCGCAAGCCGATGAGTTTATCGGGGAAATGAGCGAAAGCTACCAGTCGCAGATTGCCCAGGGAGGGAAAAATGTCTCCGGCGGCCAGAAGCAGCGGCTGGCTATTGCCCGGGCGCTGGCCAGAAAAGCAGAGATCATTCTTCTGGACGACAGCTTCTCGGCACTTGATTATCGCACGGATGCTCGGCTGCGGGCGGAACTGGCAAGGAAAACAAAAAAATCGGTTCTGATCATTGTCGCCCAGCGCGTGAGCACGGTCCTCCATGCGGACAGGATTATTGTTCTGGACGATGGCAATATTGTCGGGATTGGCACACATGATGAATTAATGGCATCATGTCCGGTTTATCAGGAAATTGTCGCATCTCAGCTGAAAAAGGAGGAACTGGCATGA
- a CDS encoding helix-turn-helix domain-containing protein: MDNKNPTSGGFTTTRYSNDFKLKVVSEYLGGMGSTSLCHKYHIPSKKTVLNWVHHYQTNGLSGIKSYDRRTECYTLQFKLKVLKWMEENHSSLDNTACHFNIYSPST, translated from the coding sequence TTGGACAATAAAAATCCAACTTCAGGGGGTTTTACTACGACAAGGTATTCAAACGATTTTAAGCTTAAGGTAGTCAGTGAGTATCTTGGTGGAATGGGGAGTACGTCGTTGTGCCATAAATATCATATTCCTTCCAAGAAAACAGTTTTAAATTGGGTCCATCATTATCAGACAAACGGTCTATCAGGAATCAAAAGTTATGATCGAAGAACGGAATGTTATACCTTACAATTTAAATTAAAAGTATTAAAGTGGATGGAGGAGAACCATTCATCACTCGATAATACCGCCTGTCACTTCAATATTTACTCCCCTTCCACTTAG
- a CDS encoding IS3 family transposase, translating into MESFFHIMKADTVNAHNYQTREELETAMREWIKYYNKTRIKEKLGGLSPIDYRISTTEQAA; encoded by the coding sequence ATGGAAAGTTTCTTTCACATCATGAAGGCTGATACAGTAAATGCTCATAACTATCAGACTCGGGAAGAACTGGAAACGGCCATGCGTGAATGGATTAAGTACTATAATAAAACCAGAATCAAAGAAAAGCTCGGTGGCCTGAGTCCGATTGACTACCGGATTTCGACTACCGAGCAAGCAGCTTAA
- a CDS encoding IS110 family transposase, with translation MKTKAVIGLDISSQTSEVAVMTDRQLVDHFKITNDAIGFQSLVSTIQKFAQIPAIIFEATGVYSRRLKALLDDHGYRYTQLNPLLAKMQMDRLHPNKTDSNDARRLAETEFQLNRPQTDVQAPVYAQLKDLHRFYQAAHER, from the coding sequence TTGAAAACAAAAGCAGTAATTGGTCTTGATATAAGTTCACAGACCTCGGAAGTAGCGGTGATGACCGATCGTCAGCTTGTTGATCATTTTAAAATCACCAATGACGCTATCGGCTTTCAAAGTCTCGTGTCGACCATTCAAAAATTCGCTCAGATACCGGCCATTATTTTCGAAGCGACCGGTGTGTATTCCCGTCGTCTGAAAGCCTTACTGGATGATCACGGCTATCGGTATACACAACTGAATCCGCTTCTGGCGAAGATGCAGATGGATCGACTCCATCCGAATAAAACAGATTCGAACGATGCTCGCCGGCTAGCCGAAACCGAATTCCAACTGAACCGACCGCAGACGGATGTTCAGGCGCCGGTGTACGCCCAACTGAAGGATCTTCACCGCTTCTATCAAGCAGCTCACGAGCGATAA
- a CDS encoding transposase, which yields MRSQRPYRSSLNWGDLRRFDYPNQINAYIGIDLRHYESGQYTLPILLVSGVMPWHGKSCTDPSGLLLPSPAIIPITLMIITNAKSNPPAPVPRRLPLRRYID from the coding sequence TTGCGGTCACAACGGCCGTACCGGTCATCGCTGAACTGGGGGGATCTGCGCCGCTTCGATTATCCGAATCAAATCAACGCCTACATCGGCATCGACCTTCGTCACTACGAGTCTGGTCAGTACACGCTGCCGATACTATTAGTAAGCGGGGTGATGCCCTGGCACGGAAAATCCTGTACCGATCCATCGGGACTATTGCTTCCGTCGCCCGCTATCATCCCAATCACATTAATGATTATTACCAACGCAAAAAGCAATCCCCCGGCACCAGTTCCAAGAAGATTGCCATTGCGGCGGTACATCGATTGA
- the mobV gene encoding MobV family relaxase — MAFVVCHMEKYGAGNLGSLQRHNQRETENHANKDINTQYSYLNYGLVNAYEISYPNKIDTRIVEGVETNQAIRKDAVRVCRFIVSASPELFDDPERSSYILDPMEARASGKAAQYFQAATDFFKERYGEKNVVFASVHLDETTPHMHLGVVLITADHKLSAKRIFNHKELQDLQKALPEHLQQQGFDVEKRQSRNEHLDELDYKAKQAEIRAELAQEKAVEAEKTLVEKRAAWLKQKRL; from the coding sequence ATGGCTTTTGTGGTGTGTCATATGGAAAAGTACGGTGCCGGAAACTTGGGCAGCTTGCAACGGCACAATCAACGAGAAACGGAAAATCACGCGAACAAGGACATCAACACGCAATACTCCTATTTGAACTATGGCCTGGTCAACGCGTATGAAATTTCTTACCCGAATAAAATCGACACCCGAATTGTCGAAGGGGTCGAGACCAACCAGGCCATTCGGAAAGATGCGGTAAGGGTGTGCCGCTTCATTGTTAGCGCCAGTCCGGAACTGTTCGATGATCCGGAAAGAAGCAGCTATATCCTTGACCCAATGGAAGCAAGAGCGAGTGGAAAGGCCGCTCAGTATTTTCAGGCAGCCACGGATTTTTTCAAAGAGCGATATGGTGAAAAAAACGTGGTGTTTGCTTCGGTTCATCTGGACGAAACTACGCCTCACATGCATTTAGGCGTGGTACTGATCACGGCCGACCATAAGCTGTCGGCCAAGCGGATTTTCAATCATAAGGAGCTTCAGGACTTGCAGAAAGCTCTACCGGAGCACCTGCAGCAACAGGGCTTCGACGTGGAAAAAAGGCAATCGAGAAATGAGCACTTGGACGAATTAGACTACAAGGCGAAGCAGGCAGAAATCCGTGCAGAATTAGCGCAGGAAAAGGCTGTCGAGGCCGAAAAAACGCTGGTTGAAAAAAGAGCAGCCTGGCTGAAACAGAAAAGGCTGTGA
- a CDS encoding pro-sigmaK processing inhibitor BofA family protein — MAGFVVLLFLMTVFGTSFHPLRWIGRLAVRLLIGVFFLFLLNVVGQSFSLHIPINIATASVSGLLGIPGVAALVLIRYTTGV; from the coding sequence ATGGCCGGATTTGTTGTTCTGCTCTTTTTGATGACTGTTTTCGGGACTTCCTTTCATCCTCTGCGGTGGATTGGGAGATTGGCGGTACGTTTGTTGATCGGTGTTTTTTTTCTCTTTCTGCTTAATGTTGTCGGTCAATCATTCAGTCTGCACATTCCCATTAATATTGCGACGGCGTCTGTCAGCGGATTGCTTGGGATTCCAGGTGTCGCGGCGCTTGTTCTAATCAGGTATACGACTGGAGTCTGA
- a CDS encoding YaaL family protein — protein sequence MFGRKKGLLRKEITDSLLESLTRCKRDWMTKRDVIEPSIDPSEEVMYQLKLAETRYLFLLKEVRELKIHVEN from the coding sequence ATGTTTGGAAGAAAAAAAGGATTGTTGAGGAAGGAAATAACGGATTCGCTTCTTGAATCGTTAACACGTTGTAAACGGGACTGGATGACAAAACGGGACGTCATTGAGCCCAGTATCGATCCTTCAGAGGAAGTTATGTATCAACTGAAACTTGCGGAAACTAGGTATCTTTTTCTATTGAAAGAAGTCCGCGAACTGAAGATCCATGTAGAGAACTGA
- the recR gene encoding recombination mediator RecR has protein sequence MQYPEPIAKLIDGFMKLPGIGPKTAVRLAFYAVDMNEEDVMEFARSLVDVKRKLVYCSICQNISDRDPCPICDDSSRDHSTICVVQDPKDVVALEKMRDYHGVYHVLHGVISPMDGIGPEDIKIAELIRRLEDESIKEIILATNPTVEGEATAMYISRLVKPIGVKTSRIAHGLPVGGDLEYADEVTLSKAIEGRREL, from the coding sequence ATGCAATATCCTGAACCCATTGCCAAACTGATTGACGGTTTTATGAAACTTCCGGGAATCGGACCTAAGACAGCAGTTCGTCTTGCTTTTTATGCAGTGGATATGAATGAAGAAGATGTTATGGAATTTGCTCGTTCTTTGGTAGATGTCAAAAGAAAGCTAGTATACTGTTCAATATGCCAGAATATCAGCGACCGTGATCCCTGCCCGATTTGCGATGACTCTTCACGCGATCATTCGACCATCTGTGTTGTACAGGATCCGAAAGACGTCGTAGCGCTGGAAAAAATGCGTGATTATCATGGCGTATATCACGTGCTTCACGGCGTCATTTCGCCAATGGACGGGATCGGTCCTGAAGATATTAAGATTGCAGAATTGATCCGGCGCCTGGAGGATGAATCGATAAAGGAGATCATCCTGGCGACCAACCCGACTGTTGAAGGTGAAGCAACCGCGATGTATATTTCCCGTTTAGTTAAGCCTATTGGCGTGAAAACTTCACGGATTGCTCATGGACTTCCTGTTGGAGGAGATCTCGAATATGCAGATGAAGTAACTTTGTCAAAGGCTATTGAAGGGCGTAGGGAACTGTGA
- a CDS encoding YbaB/EbfC family nucleoid-associated protein, whose protein sequence is MMRGNMNNMMRQVQKMQKQMAEEQEKLKDEFVEGTAGGGVVTVKANGHKQIVDITIKPEAVDPEDVDMLQDLVLAAVNDALTKTEELVNQRLGKFTKGLNLPGM, encoded by the coding sequence ATGATGCGGGGAAATATGAATAATATGATGCGTCAGGTACAGAAAATGCAGAAGCAAATGGCGGAGGAACAGGAAAAACTTAAAGATGAGTTTGTTGAAGGAACGGCCGGCGGCGGGGTGGTGACGGTGAAAGCCAATGGACACAAGCAGATCGTTGACATTACGATTAAGCCGGAGGCAGTTGATCCGGAAGATGTGGATATGCTTCAGGATTTAGTTCTGGCAGCTGTGAATGATGCGCTGACAAAAACGGAGGAACTAGTCAACCAGAGGCTCGGCAAATTTACCAAGGGGTTGAATTTGCCCGGAATGTAA
- the dnaX gene encoding DNA polymerase III subunit gamma/tau — MAYQALYRVYRPQTFHDIAGQQHITQTLQNALIKQQFSHAYLFTGPRGTGKTSAAKILAKAINCEHAPVAEPCNECAACRGITDGSIADVIEIDAASNNGVDEIREIRDKVKYAPSEVRYKVYIIDEVHMLSTGAFNALLKTLEEPPEHVVFILATTEPQKIPLTIISRCQQFDFRRIPASAIAGRLQYVVRDQHIEAEDEALQLIAKASEGGMRDALSVLDQTVAYSDGKVMVQDVLDVTGMVSDRLIRELTEALDAHDAATAINKTSALLDQGKDPLRLIEQLIFYYRDLLLYQTSPDLEDILSRPRVDDSFREQSENTSTDRLYEFIRQLNNAFLEMKRTNHPRIFLEMAIVRLCQLAGRGLQHEPTAAGLELLEKRVEALEREIKERPTPAGDGETLPVQQPAVGNSGRRTRNSGSIRLPMGKLSQVLDAATKDDLTELRSAWGEVMSKIRVQNVAANAWLLESQPVASSPDGFIQAFKYDFHCQMVMDAKSHITEMVQSILQDVIHKKKMMYPVPEETWEKLKQDFIQRSKASEKKSGDQQDQDPLIEEAKKLVGSDLLDIKD, encoded by the coding sequence TTGGCTTATCAGGCGCTTTACAGAGTGTACCGGCCCCAAACATTTCACGATATTGCCGGCCAGCAGCACATTACGCAGACGCTGCAGAATGCTCTGATCAAGCAGCAATTTTCCCATGCCTATCTCTTTACCGGACCACGCGGAACGGGTAAAACCAGTGCAGCGAAGATACTGGCCAAAGCGATAAACTGTGAGCACGCGCCCGTTGCCGAGCCGTGCAATGAATGCGCTGCTTGCCGCGGGATTACAGACGGGAGCATCGCTGATGTCATTGAAATCGATGCCGCGTCCAACAACGGTGTCGATGAGATCCGGGAGATTCGTGATAAAGTAAAATACGCACCCAGTGAAGTCCGCTATAAAGTCTATATCATTGATGAAGTGCACATGCTGTCAACGGGTGCGTTCAATGCGCTTTTGAAAACGTTGGAGGAGCCTCCGGAACATGTCGTTTTTATTCTGGCGACGACTGAGCCGCAGAAGATTCCACTGACCATTATATCGCGCTGTCAGCAGTTTGATTTTCGGCGCATTCCGGCATCAGCCATCGCGGGTCGCCTTCAATATGTCGTCCGCGACCAGCATATTGAAGCGGAGGATGAGGCCCTTCAGCTGATTGCCAAGGCGAGCGAGGGCGGCATGCGTGATGCGCTGAGTGTTCTCGATCAGACAGTGGCTTACAGCGACGGAAAAGTGATGGTGCAGGACGTGCTTGATGTGACGGGCATGGTTTCCGACCGCCTGATCCGGGAGCTGACCGAGGCTCTGGACGCACATGACGCGGCTACTGCCATCAATAAAACATCGGCACTGCTTGACCAGGGCAAAGATCCGCTCCGATTAATTGAACAGCTGATTTTTTATTATCGCGATTTGTTGCTTTATCAGACTTCGCCGGATCTGGAAGACATTTTGAGCCGTCCGCGTGTGGACGACAGCTTCCGTGAGCAGTCGGAAAACACTTCGACAGACCGGTTGTATGAGTTCATCCGCCAATTAAACAATGCTTTTCTGGAAATGAAGCGCACCAATCATCCGCGCATTTTCCTAGAGATGGCCATTGTACGGCTTTGTCAATTGGCGGGCCGTGGCCTGCAGCATGAGCCGACCGCTGCCGGTCTTGAACTACTGGAAAAAAGAGTCGAGGCACTGGAACGGGAAATCAAGGAACGTCCCACACCGGCTGGGGACGGGGAAACTCTTCCAGTCCAGCAGCCTGCTGTTGGAAACAGCGGCCGCAGGACAAGAAACAGCGGGAGCATTCGGCTGCCGATGGGAAAACTCAGTCAGGTGCTTGATGCGGCAACCAAAGACGATCTGACTGAGCTCCGGTCTGCCTGGGGGGAAGTCATGTCAAAGATCAGGGTGCAGAATGTGGCTGCAAATGCCTGGCTCTTGGAAAGTCAGCCTGTAGCCAGTTCGCCGGATGGCTTTATCCAGGCTTTTAAGTACGATTTTCACTGCCAGATGGTTATGGATGCCAAAAGCCATATTACAGAAATGGTTCAATCCATTTTACAGGATGTCATTCACAAGAAAAAAATGATGTATCCTGTCCCTGAGGAAACCTGGGAAAAATTGAAACAGGATTTTATTCAGCGGTCAAAAGCTTCGGAAAAAAAATCGGGAGATCAGCAAGATCAGGATCCGTTGATTGAGGAAGCAAAGAAATTAGTTGGCTCTGATTTGCTTGATATTAAAGATTAA
- the tadA gene encoding tRNA adenosine(34) deaminase TadA, which translates to MSSSEDEKYMALAIAEAEKAEAIGEVPIGAVIVRDGKIIASAYNKRETLQEPTAHAELTAIQETSQKLGTWRLSGCTLYVTLEPCPMCAGAVVLSRIERLVYGAADPKAGCAGTLMNLVQDERFNHRADVTGSVLEEQCGALLTRFFRKLRSNKKKVAK; encoded by the coding sequence ATGTCATCTTCAGAAGATGAGAAATATATGGCGCTGGCGATTGCGGAAGCGGAAAAAGCCGAAGCGATCGGTGAAGTGCCGATCGGCGCGGTCATCGTCAGGGATGGTAAAATCATCGCCAGTGCCTATAACAAACGTGAAACGCTGCAGGAGCCAACTGCTCACGCCGAATTGACGGCAATTCAGGAAACAAGCCAAAAGTTAGGCACGTGGCGCCTTTCCGGCTGCACGCTGTATGTGACGCTTGAACCGTGCCCAATGTGCGCCGGTGCGGTTGTCCTGTCACGTATTGAGCGCCTGGTTTACGGTGCGGCCGATCCAAAGGCAGGATGCGCCGGTACTTTAATGAATCTGGTTCAGGATGAGCGGTTCAATCACCGCGCAGATGTGACGGGCAGTGTGCTGGAGGAACAGTGCGGTGCGCTTTTGACCCGATTTTTCAGAAAATTGCGCAGCAATAAGAAGAAAGTCGCGAAGTAA